CCCTGCCAGCAAGAGAGCGTTTGATCTCCCTCCATTTCGTAATTTCCGCCCTCTTAAACATATcgaatacttaaaaaaaaccccgaacAGTACCGAAATCTCCCCCAAcgtgttttttccccctgcttttccgtgtgttttggttttgggcttttttgggcttgtttttcttttgttaaggAAGCAGAAGGACAGGGTGAGCCCCGCACAGACTCCGCTGCCCGCCAGGCCGGGATTGCCCCGCACCCCgtccccctccctccttcccccctcccGCACAAGTTCCCGGTCAGTGCGCACCGGTGCGCCCCGACGGTGCGGCCCCTTCGCGATGCCCAGCTACGCACGGCGGGGAGGGGGACGCGGGTGGGGGGAGCCAGCAGAGCGGGGAGCCGAGCCCGGGCATGCAGATGGGGACGGGCCCTGGGGAAGGGGGGGCCGGCGCTGCGTTTACCACCTCGCCATGGTCACTGGTCCTGCCCTGGGGGGTGTCCTCggggagaaaataaagtttggCGCTGGAGAGAAGTTGCCGGCTGGTGCgctcctcccagagcagctgcagctccgCGATGCAGGCGGGCTCCTCCGCGCGGCACCGCACGAAGAAGAAGTCGCCGAGGGAGAGGACCCGCGcccggccgccgccgcggcGCTGGAAGCGGAACGCCCTGTAGAAGACGTAGGGGCCGTGCGAGCCGCACGGGGCGCCGACCCACTGCGGGGAACAACAACACGGCAGCGGCATCAGCGCCGGCTCCGCGCCGCGCCGCGCCGCGCNNNNNNNNNNNNNNNNNNNNNNNNNNNNNNNNNNNNNNNNNNNNNNNNNNNNNNNNNNNNNNNNNNNNNNNNNNNNNNNNNNNNNNNNNNNNNNNNNNNNNNNNNNNNNNNNNNNNNNNNNNNNNNNNNNNNNNNNNNNNNNNNNNNNNNNNNNNNNNNNNNNNNNNNNNNNNNNNNNNNNNNNNNNNNNNNNNNNNNNNNNNNNNNNNNNNNNNNNNNNNNNNNNNNNNNNNNNNNNNNNNNNNNNNNNNNNNNNNNNNNNNNNNNNNNNNNNNNNNNNNNNNNNNNNNNNNNNNNNNNNNNNNNNNNNNNNNNNNNNNNNNNNNNNNNNNNNNNNNNNNNNNNNNNNNNNNNNNNNNNNNNNNNNNNNNNNNNNNNNNNNNNNNNNNNNNNNNNNNNNNNNNNNNNNNNNNNNNNNNNNNNNNNNNNNNNNNNNNNNNNNNNNNNGGGGCGGCGGCCGGCCTCGGGGGGGCGGCGCGGAGGCGGCGAAGCGGCGGTGGGGCTCCTGTCCGCACTCGGCGATTTTTGGGGGGCCGAAAGGGCGGGCGGGCGCGCTGCGGATCTGACAGGACCTGCCCGTATATGTCTAATATAAAGACCATTTCCTGCGGCGCGAGGGGCGCTGCTTGTCCGCGCGCGCCCGGCGGGACCGCCCGCTCCCACCGCCCGATCCCGCTCCCACCCCCGGCAGCCGCGGAGAGCAGAGTGGGGGCTGCTCCCCCTTGTCGCCTCCCCGGCGGCCGCGGAGGGCGGGCGGCGCGTCCCTAATTTATTTATCACTGTTCCCCAGGAAGGGGTGGAAAGTGGGTTATCGATTATATAAACACATCAATATTCATGGCGCTGCGCGGAGGGACGCGGCTCGGCCAGAACAGACAGCGCGGGGGGAGGGGGAGCGCGGCGGCGTTGATGGGCGCGCTCTCTCTGCGCTCGCGGACGTGGGCGAGCAGCTGCATGTGCCAGTGGGGCGATGGCTCCGCGGGCGCGGAAGGGCGCGGGGCGGTGGACAGGTGGCAGCGTGCCCCGCGGAGAGGGGCGGCTCTTTACCTgcgccccgcccgccccccgCGGCGGCACCCCACGTCGGGGGGAACCACCGGCTCTGCGCGTCCCGCACAGCCTCCGCTGTCTTGAGGCGGGCAGCTCGGGGGGCCGCCGGGAACCTCAGCCGCGGGGAGTCCCGGTCAGCGAGAGGAGCGGGCACCGCCGCAAGTGCCGCCCCGCAACGCCGGGCACTGAAAGTTCCCATCGGTGCTCTAGGAGCTGCATCCCCGCAGGTAGATACCGCTGCGGGCAGTGGGCTGCGCGGCTCCCCGCGCCCGCGGAGCCCCCATCCACCCAACCCCGGACAGGGACGGGTGGGTCATTCGCGGGGGGCTCTGTCCTCTTCCGCCCTTTTCCCCGGGGGCTCCATTACTGCGCGCCAGCGCAGCCAACCCCGGCTTCgcggggcagggagggagcactACCAAGTGGCTCCGCGGGAACCAAGTCCCGTCACCCCTCTTTCCTCAGTAGTGGTACTTTCTTCCCCATTTTTGGCTTATTCCCCTCCCAAGCCCCCTCTGCAGGCCCTGATCCTAAGGGTAGGGGGGCAAGGACGGGCAAAGGCTCGGAGCCGCCCCGACGTGGCGCCGTGAAAcggaaataaaaaaattaaacaagcaaataaacaaacgagcaaataaataaataagatcGTTAATAATGACGCTAGCAGTGACGTCAGCGCCGCGTGCATCACGACACAGCGCGCGCCGCGGGGGGCAGCAACAAGTGCGGGCGGCGGCGCCGCGGCCGGGGCGCCCCCTGGCGGATTACCGCTGCCTCGGCCGTGGtgcgggcggcggggcgggaCCGCGGGCCACGGTCGGTGCACTAATCCCGCTGGGACCGAGGGGCTCACCCCGCTGCAAGCAGTGATGTTCGGTGGCGGGAACCCCTATGCGAGGCGCAGGGCTCGCTTGGCCCCGGGCAACTGGGTAAGGTTCACACCGGTGCCATGAAGGTGAGGGATTCACCTTGACAATTTCAGCGCTGAAGCCTTCTGGGATGCTTGGTGCTTCTCCAGGGGCAGGCTGATTTTCTGCTGGTTCCTCTAGAGGAATCACCAAAATCTTACAGTTTGTAAGACCCTTTCCTGGTTCATCCTTTTGAGGTGCCCAGAGTGCCTGTCCGGTCTGTGGCCTCACGGCTTGTGAGATCACTGAGAGCACCGAGGACAGCCTGGGTTGCTTGTTGAGGACGGCAGGAAGCCAGCAGGTGTAGCTTCCATCCAGCGCCAGCTCAGCTTGTATGGGCAAATTCAGAAGAACAGCTCAGGAGACCTGCAAATAGCAGCCCTTTTGGCCACTAAAATCTCGTCACTTTGTGCTTGGGAGCTCAGTCCCCTGCAGGGGAGGATGTTTGTCAGGGGCTGGACAGGTATCAGAGATGATGCAAGTAAGACCCACACCTTGACACATCCCTGCAAAACAGGGAGTGCTGCTCCATTTCACCCCCAGTGAACTTCTGGCCAGAATATCACACATTTCTTCAGCAATTCACCTTTGTTTTCACTGACCTTGGCATGTTTAATCAGGGTTATATTCTTACACAGATAAAACAGTCCTCAAACAATTGTTACAATATTTTAAGCATAAACAAgtttgtatttgtttgtttcctttatcTCAGGCAGGTAGGGCTGCTCCTTTCCCACAATATATAATCAAGTAGCAAACTATCTCCATTTGTGTCCAAATCCCTCTGCTTCTACCCAGAAGCTGGGGCCCAGGCACTACTTGCAGCCTCTGAGCCAGCCTCATCCCTACTCATCTAGCACATCCCTACTGCATGAAACATCACTCACAGCTCTGATAGTTGCAGAGCCCCATCCTTCCCACCAGCCAGTCTTCCTCCAAGCATCCCTCCAAGCCATGGTGTTATAATCACTATGAAGAAGGTGGTGAAGCTGAATTACCAGGTAACAGTATGCTTTGGTCCTCTCAGCAGAGGGATGATTATCCATCCATGTATCATGCTGCAAGGCAGCGGTTATGCAGGATGACCCAAATCACTACTACATGTACCAAGCTCCTGAAATACCACAACTAACCTTCAGCTGTAGAGGAGCTCGTCCATAAGGCAGGAGAAGGGGCCCAGCATGAACAAAAGGAGGGTTCATCCTCTATCCCCATagctccagcccccagcccttGGTGTCCCTTCatctggtgctgctggctggtAGGACCATCAGCACCCTGTTTAAGTTTCTAATATTGGTAGCATTTGGAATGGGATAGCAATAGAGGCTGTGGCAGTGCAGAGGAGTACATATTCCCAGCAGTGACAGTATGTGTACTTATCATTGCTCTGACACAAATATTATAGGagccttccccctccccccccaaaactctttctatttcaaaataataaattaaaaaatagccTGTTTattgcagaaatttaaaatccatGTATTATCAAAAGTTGGATTTTGTCCTGCAGGCACTGAATAAGTTTCTTCATAAGAATATTTCGTAACTTTCTCTGGCCAAAATAAATGTGCAAAGTGTTGTAATTTTGCTGTGCCTTCTTTTGGACATTCCAGCTTCTTCTCATAAAAGGCTATTTTCATTGaagagtggggggaaaaaaaaaaaaacagtctaCAGTATACTGAGTCAATAAAGTAATGCAAAACCATAAAACACAGCAACGATAACAACAGAAGATCAGTAGATTACCAAGAAAATAAGATGGGGGTCAAACAGAGTGATAGCTGGAAATGACTGCATAGAAGCCAAAATAAGGATTGTCCTAATAAACAGCCAAAGTTGAACTAAAAAGCATCTGAAGCATTAATTTATTcaataactttattttcatgccttacaattaaaaatagttGTGGTCAGGCATGTTGGGAGACAGGAAGCAATTGGAGTCTTGAAGCCCAGCTTTGTGCTTGGAAGGGAGCACAGGCTGATCCATGCTGCAAtggggctgtgcctgcacaggATGTGggggcagccagcagggctggaaggctCCAGTTCACTTACTGATTCTCTACTCACAGCTTTTCTCTTCCAGGATTTTAAGACATGGAGAAATTTTATGATGAGTGTTCAGGAGGGTGGGAGACGGAGTCACAGCAGGAGCACGGGCTGTGAGGGTGATGTCAGCCCCTGCTCCCACTCAGTACACCGGATGGGATGCAAAGCCCTGTGAAATTGCCATGAGGCTCCATGTTCACTTCAGCAGGTTTTGGGACCAGTCTCTCACTTTGGGTGCCCTTTAGATCAGATGTACAAATCATCGGCTCAAACCATTAATAATACCAGGAGTCAGAGCATTTGTCTTCCCTTCAAAAGATCTATCAGCCCAAATAAGTGACCAAACTGAACAGAAAACCCTACATGAGATTAGCTTTCAAACCCCAGTCTTAAATTCATATGTgcattattatattataattataatttatatataattataaattattttaatttaccctgtatttctttttgtggCCCTGGCATTGTGTTTTTAATAGCTAGCAGCATGCCTGGAATGAGCAGCCCATTGCCTCAGGGCTCCCAGATGAAGctgcttaaataaaataaattattttgaagaaaataatcatcACTGATTATATCAAGATATTCACAGATAAAATAGTGACTGTTGGGACAGATCACCTGCACATGCAGAAAGAAGGGTGTCCAGATGGTTGCAGAGTATTCTGAGACAAATAACAAGGTGTGCAGCCATGGGACAGGAAGaaccagcagctgagcagccccCAAAATAGTTGCTTTACGCTCACAGTAAATGAGCTGCAGTGGCTGCTAACTGCTGCCTGCAAAGCTGGTTTCATCTAATGGCACAGCGTGATGGGTCAGCTAAAACAGAGCCCACACCATTTCTCCCTGATCAGTTGCTAACCAAATACACTTTTCAGATGCTGTTAATTGAGTTTGATGAATCTTGCTCTAGTGGGACCTATTACGGGCAAAAATACAAGTGACATCAGAGCCATAACTCATAAAAATCAAGTCCCTGAATTACATCTGAGAGCAATATGAAAATGCAAGTGGGATTTCAAATGGTATCAAATAACTTTCTGTCATACCTTATTAATACCACAGAGCTAATAGAAACAGCTATATTATCATCCTAAtgtcattatatatatataatacacatGCgcacatacacacaaacactcTGTGTAATTATAACAACATTATTTTGTTCACACAGCCTGAAAAATGTGATTAGATGGTGGCTCTGAAATGGCAGTATTCAATCAGGCACAACTCGTATATTGGCTCAGAGCAGTCTTCTACTTACGTAAATTATGTCTTGTTACGTGTGGTGGTAGTGTGGATGGCTGTGGAAGAAAGAGGGAGCCGAGGCGATGGAGATAATTTCATCTCATGTTACAGGGACTGAATTGTCATTTCAAAGCCGGAACGCTGATACTGTTCAGCAAGCAATCCCTGGCTATCCTTTCTTGTGTGGATCACTTCAGAAAATATGCTAATTTACCTGCTAAAAATAGCTGCCTTCTCACCAAATCCTGAAAAAATTTCTCCGCTGGAAATGTTCCTAAATGTGACCAAACTATTTCTTTTATAATCATAAAGCTTGGAAGGGGACATTGCCTGGTAGGACTTTAGATGGGCTTCACTTCCCAAATAACACATAGCAAATCCACACCAGCCATTTCACATCCAGTTCCTGTCAAATAATTTACCTCAACTATTCTTAGTGAAAATatacctgtgtgtgtgtgtgtgtgtgtgtgtgtgtgtgtgtgtgtgtgtatgtatatatccCTGCATGATGGGGATAGCTGGGGCTGGAAATATCATTGTAAAAATGCCAGGCCATATTTACCCAAGTCAGTGGTCAAAGCAAGTTGCTATTCCCAGCGTGCCAGATTTAAATTTGTTAAAGTAAACAAGTTGACCTCTTACCACTTCACAAGTCTGAGCTGTagtgtcttatttttttttttttcctgggaaaattccttctttaaaagaaatttggtGCTAAGCAGTTATCTCAGAGGGACCagtcagtgctgctgaggagcaAGTCAGGGCAAAGTGGGTTTCCCATGCAGGGGATGCACCAGCCAAATTTTgctaaattttgcttttttctgccCTGCCATCAAATGGAAGCAGGGGACTTCACCTCCTTACTGACTTTAACTGCCTTCCTAACACCCAAGTGCTTATGACAACTCTTGCTCATCTGTTTTGGTACTgagcttttccattttccccagTTTTGTTTGTGCAAGAACTTTTGATCTCTCAGTTATTGACTTCTTCCCAACACTAGGATAAGATACATGGACACAGAGAAAGCATTCCTGACTACCTGCATGGCTGGTGTGTCTACCACCACAACTTGCTCTTTCCTTTGCATGCAGATTGTTTCCTGGTAAGCACTAGCAGTCTCTTCTGCAGTTATTCCCATGTCTTCATCCTTTACCTGAGCTACTAATGTCACAACAGTGATAAATCAATCATCCAGTACAGTTTAGCAATATTTGACATTTAGGTAAGCTGTATTTGAGCCATCCTACCTAAGCAAGGGAGCTCAGCAGACAACCTGCTGTGGACTGCCCCATACTTTGCCCCCTTCCTGGTTTTGCCTGAAGACAGCTTTTGGCATCTGGTGCCAAAAGCATCAGTGGACaaggaaacaaatcaaaatagCTCCTGGTACCTCAACTCTATGGCCTGAAGTCCCCTTCTTGTCTTGCAGGACAAGCGGCTCAATAAGCCAGTGCTCCTGTGTCCCAGATCACTGTGGTCCCTCACACTGGCATCGGGGGGGTGGATATTTCTGCACCTCCTGCTGAGGCACTACCATCAATAACTATTGGTTATAAATACAAGATGCATGTGGTAAACACTGGAGAGGATGCAGAAgtcattcctcctcctctctaTCCAGGTACACACGTCAAACTAAAACACTAGAAGGGAAATGGAATTAATCTGCAAATCCAGCTTTGCCAAACACACAGGGTTATCCAGCTGCTGTTTCTAGGCAGCAGGGATAGTTGCCATACCTGAGAGTCCTCTCCTTTGCAGCTCCCCCTTTTCTTATCCAAGTGAGTGCTGGACACATTTCTGAAGTACAAGAATCTCTGAGGTCTAACCACTATGGATTCTGGCCCCTGTGGATGACAGTGCTGGTGGagttttttaaaatcctcttgAGAAACAGATGCTTTGGCTCATATTCATTACACCTagtctcatttattttaattactctgGGTGTCCGGATACCACAATTGCATAATCTCACGCACATGCCTTTAAAAGGAAGCCTTGGCCGTAAAGCCAGCAAGGCAAcgttaaatatgaaaaaagtgCTATGCAAAGtctcatttattttggaaatcACTGGAAAGAGTTCTACTGAAAATTCACAGCAAAACATATGCCACATTTGAATAATGACTTTGAGAAGTGCTTTACCTAGCTTAGCAATAAAAACGGATCCAAAAATTGCAGTCCTTCAAAAAGGACTCACTGAATTTTGGTGAAACCAGAGGACAGTGTGATCCTTGGTGACAGCCACAGGGAggccagagctggctgctgggcaCCGTGCTCTGCCAAAACTGCCTGAAAACCCAGGGGAAAATGCATTCTGAGCAGAGTCAGTGGCAAACATAGGCTCAGgacagaaaggaaggaggaggccTGATGAGATCTGCCCTTCCCAGGTTTAGGAATCCAGAGCTTCATCTcaataaaacaaagcaggaatAACAGGACTGGAGAGAAATACCTGAACATCATCCACTTATCTTATGCAGTGCATAAGACACCAAATATTGTCTGCTTGGGAAGAAAAGGTCTGCAGAAGCCTTATTTCAGTTAGGAAAAAGTAGTATTTAAGGTACTTTACAACTGGACCTAGAATAAATCTTTACTCTGAAGTTGTGTCCATACCTTATCTGTTATTAAAATGCTACTTTCCTGGAAAGAGATCCACATCATACCAAAAActaattctttttctgtattttttaaatttatctcaTTGAACAAATTAATATCTGCCATAAATATGAATGTGACAAAGAACTCCAAATCCTGCCCTTACCTATGGCTTATTGATATTGCTTTCCTGTCttctaaggaaagaaaaagcaatgagTTTTATAGGCTACCAACActgtattaattatttaaaaacatgaaaatgggattttattttgcaataaacGCAGTCAATTTGTCCTCACCAGCCTTAGCATCCACAGAAAAATGTACATGTGTGCTCTGTGCCCCTGGGAACACCCCACATATCCTTCacaagggagggaggaaatcAGAATTATATCTGCTGATTTTGAAGGAGAAATGTGAGCAATTGTCACTTGGCATTATCTGAGATGTTACCAGATTTGTGTAGTTTTGGCAGTACCCATTTGCCATGCCAGACCCCAGAAGTGCAGTCAGTGCTACCATGCCTGGCTGGCAGGTGCTCTGAGGCACAGTGAGCAGACAGCAGCCCCCCAGTTTACAGGATAAACCTTTAAACGCCCACAAATTTACTTTTGGGTTTACTTTGGGTTCACAGATGTTAAGGAGATTCACATTTGGGAGAAGGAGCCTATAGAGACTATcagaaatattaatgttaaCACAGGAGTTTACTAGTGCCTGCATGTTGAGAAGCAGGTAAGGAAACCCTCTGGGGTTTGTTGCACTATCAGCAATTATCATGTGAGATTTCTGttcctggttttcctgctgAGAAGGCCTGGGAAAAAAGGCTTCAAGACTGGTCTTTGGGCATTGTTTGAGTTTTTAAGTCATGCGGATGTTTCCCCCATTGACTTCTGCAAACCTCCATTTCTCAAACAGGAGCCAAGGGCTTTCCCTGTCCATCTCTCTCCAGAGATTTGCCATTTTTAGCTCAACAAACCCATGTGCCTTACACCTGCAAAATTCCTATGTGCATCTGTCATCTCAGAGAATTAAAGTAACCCTTCAGGAGTGGGTCTGcacatctgttttgtttgtgaCAAGACAAGTTACAGCCTTCACTCCCTTCTCATGCTCCTGTCTCCGCTGGTGGGAAGGTGTCCCTAGCATTGGATTCATGGTGGAAGCAGTGTGGTGCCGTTGCTTATTCAGATGCCAAGAAGTCATCAGCAATTGATTTCATGAGGAACAAACCATCAAGGTGTGGGCACAGACTCTGGAAACCTGTCCCTGACGTGCCAGAAATCCTTCCTGtcccttcttctctttctcctttaaTGGGGGAATGGCTATAAAACCTTGGGCCTTTTATCTAAGTTGGGATCTGGTGCCATGATCAGCCTTTCTCAAAGATTTACCTTCTTGTAAAGCTCTTACATAttaaagaaggggaaaaaatttaGGAAGCCCTTCAGCCTACTAGGGGAATTTCTGGGCAGATGCTCTGGAAGAGTCTGCCACAGGTTTCAAGAAAGCCTGACTGCTTAGGATGAGACATGGTGCTATGCAACAATGGGTAAATTTACCTCATTCCCTATAGGCCAGTGCCACCTTTGCCTTgcccctgtgccacccctgtgcCCTGAGACTATTGACCCCTTACCCTATACTTAACCTGAGACGCTGCAGGAAGTCTTGGTCTTTCTGTCACTGTATCCCTTTGGTGGGGTTCTAATAAACCTCTCTGGAATACCATACAAGGAGGccctttctgtctttcttcGCTGACTTACCGGGGTGTGCATGTGAGTTTTGGATACAGTGACTGTGCCAACCCAAGCGGCTTTCTCAAGAGACATTTAGGACTGGCAGCAGTAACAATATCCTTTGCCACgctgcaacaaaacaaaaaggaaatgaagcagcCCATGCTCTGCCTGGCTGATTGCGGTGGAACCTCTCAACCCAATCCAAGGATGCTGCCCGAGTAGACAGCGGTGCCACAGAATTCAGTGGGCTGGTGGCAGGAGCACTCAGGAAGAGCAGTATGCCTGGGAGGAAATCCGTTTCTCCTGGAAGCTTTATTAAGGCTCCCCTTCCAGGAAGTATGGATGAACCAGGCTTTCCTGATTTTGTCATGAACCTGCCCGCATCAgattcctgaggagctgcagcatgGGTGGGAAATTTCAGCCATATTtacatttggaaacaaaatacatAACAGGCACTTGCTCTGAGAGCTGCCTAGACTGGGATGAGGCCCTGTGGGCTCCAGCTGCAAGTGCAGCAGGCATACCCTCTGCCACCTTGCTGGAGGCAGAGCCAAGAACTCATTTTTCCCAGGTGGCACAAGGAGGCACTACTGGCTCCTTGCCAGGAGGGTCACCAAAGCACCCTCAGCCCAACAGTGCCTTCACTGATGGACGTGGTACCCCACTGGCATTCCCCAACACAGACATACATACCAAGAAACCTTCCCAGCAACAGAAAATTCCTTAAATGGGTCTTGTTTTAAAACTCCAGCTGCTCAGTGGGCTTTGAGAAATGCAGCaatgctgctggaggagatCTTGGCTGttacttttaattaaagattCTGTTGAAAGTTCTGCTTAAAATCACAATGTTTGCTGCTTAGAAAAGTGTTGGTGATCCCCCCAGAGGCCCGGCCAGCATTCCTGATCCTATTGTATAACATTATTGATTAATCAAAACTAATGCTCAGAGCTGTTGCCTGATGGATAATGTCTTTGGTGTTTGCCTGCATGTAATTATTTACTACTTTATTgacattatttatttcttaattaagTATTGCTGGCTGTTTAATTATGTGAAACATAACTGCAAGTGTTGCTGCTAAAAGCCATGGGAAAGGTTGCCCAGAGCCAAAATCTTTCAACCATAAACTCAAAAAGTaaatctaaatataaaaatattgtagcCAGCCTTTTGAGTGAAGGCCATCAAATTGCAAACATGTTACATGTCATCTGGAGGCTAATGCCAGAGCGCCATGTTCAGATAGATTTGTAATGCTGATTTAACTGTGCATGGCAAAGGACTTTGCAGAcatgtaaatacattttattagcTCTCCAAAACACATACGAGAGGTCCTTATTTTATTCTTGGTAGCTGAAtgtttgaaataaatcaaagtAAAACTGATTTCCCAAAACTTACAGTCAGGAGCACCTAATGAAACTACTTTCAACAACCATTCCTGGCTAGGATCTGAGGACTTCCGAGGCTGGCTGCTGGCCCCGTTCAGTGCCCCAGTGACAAACTGGGAGTCTCTCCAggctcttccctctgccctccaGATCTCTGCAAGAGACAAGGACTCAAGGGCCCCTGCCACCTCTCTGCCTCATCCTCCTCAGAAGCATCAGGCAGAGCTACTGCAGCAGGTCTGTGCCTGTCCTCACTGAATTAGGGAGCTGACATCTAATCCTTGGATCAACATAGGATGAGAAGGGATGTGCTAAGGTTTACTTAGCTCATTATATGAGACAAATTCTAGCAGAACCACTTTTCTTTGCAACACCAAGCCATGGGGGCTTGGGGGTAAAATCAACATCTTAAATTGTATCTGGAAACCAACAAGCATTAAGGAGAAACTTAAGTTTAAGACATGTTGTAG
The sequence above is a segment of the Parus major isolate Abel chromosome 6, Parus_major1.1, whole genome shotgun sequence genome. Coding sequences within it:
- the LOC117244648 gene encoding uncharacterized protein LOC117244648; amino-acid sequence: MSNIKTISCGARGAACPRGEQSGGCSPLSPPRRPRRAGGASLIYLSLFPRKGWKVGYRLYKHINIHGAARRDAARPEQTARGEGERGGVDGRALSALADVGEQLHVPVGRWLRGRGRARGGGQVAACPAERGGSLPAPRPPPAAAPHVGGNHRLCASRTASAVLRRAARGAAGNLSRGESRSARGAGTAASAAPQRRALKVPIGALGAASPQSPPDESEGNAGYFPQLHPPPNHDSRNSQDESSSYLYNQGIEFPCLDLSVFETLHCLHCIFKVKNLKICS